Genomic DNA from Panthera uncia isolate 11264 chromosome E3, Puncia_PCG_1.0, whole genome shotgun sequence:
CGGGGGGATCCTGGCGGAATCCCGGGGTGGGTGGGGCTCCGTAGACGCGGACCTGCTGCAGAGCCGGGCGGGGCCCAGTTGGGGACAGCGCTTAGGCGGGGCCGGGCCCAGGTAGATGCcgaaccctcccccaccccccaacccgctgccgcgcgcgcgcgcgcgccccggGCACAGCAAACCATTCAGCACCCCAAAGTAATGGTGCGAGAGCGGCCTGACCACTCGTCGCTGGTCAATTCTGGGGGGAAGCCGTGAGGGATGGgccaaggttttgtttttgtttttgtttttgttttttacttctgcTATGCAGGCTTATTTTGGCCCTTTCCCCACCAGGCTAAAGAATACTTCGGGGAGCAATTATTATTGCTCCTTTTGCTTTTGCCCAGCAGTGGGATGTAGTAGATGGTTGGATGTTGGGGATCTGGACAGAATTTACGGAGACTGCATGGGAAGGGACTCCCCCCAAATGAGTCAGCCATAAAAGCTGCTCGTCCTTTATACCCGGCTACCCAGCCATTATTTCCTACATCTCTCGTCTCTATTTTCAATGCGATCTTCAAATTTAGGGCAAGAGAATTATGTTTCACTCTCAGTCTGCCTACAATCCAATGCCCTGCATCTTGGAACTCATCACTGAGGGACCACAACATTccccaaaagaaatgttttcaggggcacctgggtggttcagtccgtttaagcgtccaactcttgatctcaggattctgagttcaagtcccacactgggcgcAAAGCCTAAAAATTAGACTGTTTTAAAGACTAAGCAGTTTGCAAATGGAGAAGGCAAAAACCCTGTAAACCATGATGACCTTATACTTCCATATTTGGGGAGGCAAGGACTTTTGGAAGGCAATATGCTTTGATAACCTTATGGAACCCAGAATCCCACTAGGCTTTAAGGAACCCACCAGCTATCAAAACCCCATCCCTAAAATCTGTATGGGCTTAGTGCCTAAGAGGTAGAAGGAAGGGTTTGAGGTCTCTTCCTGGTCCCTAAGAGTCAGTAAGTAGGGGAACTTGTCCATCATTGTAGGAAGAACCAGTTTATACCAAGGTTGGTTTAAAACGAGTCTAGATTTATTCTTCTGATGTACATTCATTCAGTATGAAGACAGCCTCTCAGACATGCCTGCCTGTTCCTGAGAACTCCTGGGAACATGGTGGGCGACACTGTTTTGCCACCTTCCCCAGGCATAGGGGGAGAACTGCAGACCGCCAGGACTCACCCTGTGGGGTGCATGTGTGCTGGCTTGCGAAGTCAAAATGAGACCGGGTGCCTACATAAGACTTTCTCCATCTGGGGGAGGCAAGAGAGGGCTGAAAGGAGGCAAAACATCCTAGCCTAGAAGACTCAGGTTCCCTTGGGCAGCAGGCACTCCCTCTCAGGCCCTGGTGCTGGCTACTGCTTAAGATCACCTGATTCTCAGTAGAGCACTATGAGGCTCCCATTTAATTTCACGTAAACCATTGAAGACTGGACGGAGGGGCAAAGCAAAACCCTTGTGCAAGGCAAGTGCCCACACAGGGCTGGGAACAAGTTAAAGGACACAGGAGGAAACTGGACAAACCTGCGATGTGGGACATTCCATAAGACCAtctcttgaggggcacctgactggctccaTCAGCAGAGCTCTTGATGTTGGGAGTGGTAAGCTGAaatcccacactgggtgtagagattacttaaatgaaatcTCTAAAAAAGACCCATCTCATGAAGATGCCTGGTTTCTTGAAAAAGTCATTATCCTAAAAGAAAAGAGGTGGAAGGAATAGAGGCTAAAGAAACCTAATAATGAAATCCAGTTAATGAATTAATTAGATCCGAGCTGGTGGTGGGGAAGGCATTGTGGGGATAACTTAAGGAAACCTGAATATGGGGTGACATTAGCAATTATTGATTTCCTTAGGTGTGATGACAATGGGGTAGCCATGTGAGAGCATGTCCTGATATTTGAGAGAAATATGAATATGGGGAGTAAATGTCATTACTCTCAAAGTTCCACAAGATACAGTGGGTATTTGGTTATACCATTCTTTTCAGCTTTTTTGTCTGAAATTTCTCAAAATGCTGGAGGTTCAGTGCCCCACCCAACACCACCTCCATTTAAATGGAGTTATATCTTTAGagtaattccccccccccccaagcttacttattttgggagagaatgagagggcatgatcagaggaggggcagagagggagagaatcccaggcaggccccacgctattagcgcagagcctgacgtggggctcaaactcacaaaccctgcgATCAGGacccagccgaaatcaagagttggatgcttaaccgactgagccactcaggtgcccctaaacacgGTTAAAGTATCCAAGTAAGAAGTACTCACTGAGATCACCAGATTTCAATTAACCGTATTTAAAATCACAAGGCAAAACCTTCTTTGGACCAATAGTCACTGCTCGGAAGCAGAAATCCTTCCATCTCAAAGCCAGAGTCAACTCTACTGTCTCAAACTGAGCCAGGTAAGAATAGAGAACAGTGGTTTACCTCTAAGAGGAGGAAACGGATGGCTGGGAAAAGGGTGTGGGAGAGTGAGTTATTGATGAACCAGGGGTCACCCAACTACTAGCCAGATGGTAAACATTTTAAGTTTCGTGGGCAATATACTGTCCCTTTGCACTTTTTTTACAacccttttaaaatggaaaaccagTCTTAGCTCAAAGACAATACAAAAGCCTGTTTTAGACTACACCCTGGTGTACTTTCATGTGCCTGCACTACCTACTGATATAAAACCCCCAAAACCAGCTAATGCTCCCCAAATTCCTGACTTTCCTCTCCTGCAGGTGGATAATTGAATGCCACCTCAGAGTACTACTTAAAATGGGAAATCCTGGCCCGTTTGTCTTGCCAGGTGTGGATGAAGTACAAACACAAGATACCAGCAAACTTGACCTGGTACTGAAGGCTCTTGTCACCTTGACCCAGCCACTCTTGCCCCCGCCCTCCCTCTCACGGACCACAGGTGTCTGGTTCATTAGAGGCAGGGTTTGTGGCCGTTCCCATTCTACCATTTATCCCAATCCATACCAGAACTGTAAAATTCAAACCAGCAGACTAACGAGCAAGCTGGTATACCACACTGTAATGTTCTGATTAGGCTGGGTTACCGCTCACTGTCAACTCCGAGAATTAGACAAGTGTTACCCGGCTACTTTTCGGCAGGCTGTTTTTCCACGCTTGGAGAACTGTACACCCAGGAGGGGGCCGCCACTCTCAGCCACTCCGATCAGCCAGCGTTGGTCAACACGCAGTCTCAGCTGACCAGCGCAGAGGCCAACGCGTGTGGTAATTACACATAGAGTGCGGGAAAACTGCACTGGCACCGAACAGCAACTCGCTTGCTACACTCAAGTGCCCTGCCACTAAATCTCGTTTGACAGCCCTTCCGCCCCAGCCTTGGAATGGAGAATTCTGCTTTACGGGGACGCCCCAAGTAGAGTGGATCCACTCTTCCTAATTGCTCTCCTACCCCTACCCATCACCGTTATTTAATTGCTTCACACGATGTTGTTTTTAACACTCTGGAGTGCACTGAGGAAGAGGACTTCGATCATTGGTGCCTCACATGGGGCATCCTTCAGTTCCTGACCTCTTTAAGGCCATCCACTTCcaactacttctttttttttccctttccaaataCTTCAGCTCAAAAAAACATCACAACAGATCGAGTGCAGGAGCAGGTATAGAGAGTCCAGCTGACCTCTACTAAGAGATCAGGAAAACTGTAAAAACAATGCtcttttttttggcggggggggcaCACAATTACTGTTCTTGAAGTTATTACTTAACATGTCATGggtttttattaaacaaatgagttatttttaatatctggTTTTTGATATTCTTCGAAACTGGATAGAAATGCAGCAACAGACAGCGTCCTAGCTCAAGAGAAATTTAAGTGTCCGTCCAAGTACTCTGAGCAAATTCCAGGCACTCATAATGGGAAGTTACACAGAAGAAACAGGAGTATAATGGCAGCACCTTCCAGGAGCTAACCCTTCTTTCTGATGAGCCTTGGTGAGCCTGTTATACTTAGCCCAGTTTGACTGCTCTGATGATGCCCGAATCTCTACTGTCCTATTGGCAAAATGTCGTCTGATGGTCTATACCCTCAATATCTCCTGCACTGAAAGAGCTCAATCACCATGTGCTGATGCTGGCTGACGCTCAGTTTCTTGGTCTTCCTGGCTGAGCAAAAGCAGCCTGGTGTTTGTAGGCCAAGTTCAGGAGGGCCCAGGACTGGGGCTGTGACATCTTGGGAACTTGGGCACGGCAGCCACTTCTATTTCCACAGCTATGCCTGCGGGGGCACTCTCAGGGTGGTTCTGAGTGACAAACGAGCCAACAGGGGTGAATTCATCCAGCACGTGGCAAAAACTCGGTCACACAAATTGTTATTCCTAAAATGTGAATTCTgattactcaaaaagttaaaacaacaacaacaaaaaccccacaaccCTCCACCTCTTTCCTGGAGCAAACCCAACCTGACGAGGAAAGCCTTTGTCCTGGCATTCTTCCTTCCTACAGACAAATATCCCTCCCCACAGTGATCAAGGCAGGACACACCCCACACACCCAGGGATGCAATTCTCATGGTGGCCACACTCTGACAGCTGCCATCAGCCAACAGTGGGCTACTGAGAGCTCAGCCCACACCAACTAAGGCTGCTGGCCACCTCAGAGGGGCTAAAACCACAAGACGGTTTTACTTACCAACACCTTTAAGTGCAAAGAACCACCTCATCTAAGACTTCATGAGATCTCCAACAATACTGGGAAACTAATGGAGTTACCAAACCAGGCACGTGACCCAGTTTTCATtcacacccacacccccccccacccccaaagctcAGAAGTTCTGTAATTTGCCCGAGGCCCAGAAGGGAGccagattcaaactcaggtctgtgCTTCTACCAAATGATACCCCCAGAAGGACCTTTAGAGATCTACTTGAACGTGCTCGTTCTTGTAAGAGAAACAACGGAGGCTCCAAAGGTGCTATGGTTTTTCAAGGTCAGCAAACCCGGTCTGACTCCTAGCTAGCGGCGCTTTCCGATACAGTCTTGTCCCTTGCCCccagtccaacttcattctttgagCGGACAGGGggacagaaccccccccccccccccccgcgtccaAGCAAACCTTCAAAGGCAAATTACACTCATTAAATAAAACTAAGTGGCACTGACATCAGATCTGTAAGTTTATTTGCTCAATGTACGACAGCTACATAATGACTCACATTCATGATATTCCATCACTGAGGAAAACTGCTAAGAATGGTCCGTGTGTGAAAGAATTCCTTAGAGAAACACGGAGTTGGAAAAATAATCACTGATTAGACCTTAAAAATAGTTCACTGCATAACATGACAAAAAAGCACAGAGGCTCATTCAGAGAACATCTTCATTGTTCTCCTACACTGTAATAGTTATAATTTCACCATGACAAACACCAGACATTAAGATTAAGCTAACACTGGTGTTTcttttgctccccccccccttaaaaacaaaatatataactgCATGTCACTATAGCAACATCCAAAACAGATCAATTTGTTACGATCACTATTTGGTAGAGCAAACTGTACccccaaaaggaaaaattaaattaaaaaaactttaaaaaatttgaagacttaatttttttttgtcataggAATACATAACACCTACAGTATAAGTTAATAAATTTCAAGCtactgtatagaaatacaacactAGCATGCACAATATTGTATCAATAGAGTAATGGAGGAGTAATCATTTCACTGGAGAGACAGTATCAGAGGCAagtgcatttctttaaaaataaagaaaagaaaagaaaccattcaAGCTGCTTAAATATCAAGTCTCCCATCCCCTCTTCATTTTTAGCCCTCGGGTATAATTTTATCTTGCATTATTCTAAAAAGCAGCCAGAGCCAAAGctgaaatttgaaagaaaaaataggtttTGTAATTCCAGTAAATCATTTCCAAATGCTACAAGAAAGGACACAACACTGCTCACTGGACATGAAGATAAGTTAAGGAAAAGCCCcacctaccccctccccccacccccaatctttTCCCATCCATGGCATTGACTTTAGGCCCCAGTGATGGCACAAAAGCTGTACagctctcttctaggagtttactGCTAGGGTTCAGTTAATTGGGACTTCTGCTCTAGCGTATGGAGGGAACCTTCTAAGGAAAGTCACGCTGTATAAACTGTGCGATGCCACAGAGCATCAATTCGTCGTACTTCTGGTCTTCACGGTCACCTGGATCCTGTCACACGTATCCATTTCCTAACCGTAAGTTCAATTTTGGTAACAGCAAAAGCAACGGTCAGTGTTTCCTCAATTATTACTCATACCTCTCCTtgactaaataaaacaaaagaaacagacaaaacaagTCTGGCGTCATTACCTGTCTCGGGAGTTCACACGGTTACTGATCTTCTAAAAAAGACTGAACACATACTCAACGGTTCGCgttttcagaaagattttttccaaaatgagaaatgaaggacCGAAGGCTAACTGAGAACAAATTTGTGGAAAACAGCAAGGTCGTTTCCCTTCAATTCCAAATCATGCGTCGACCACGCGCGAGAGAAAAGGACTCTCCAGCTTCGATGCTttcgttaaaaagaaaaaaatatagatatatagaaaaaGTTTTGGTCAAGTAGGAGTTATTTATTATCCGAGGATGATTTTAGTTCATCTTCCTACAACAATTACTCAGGGAAGGAGTGTTTTCGGGGAGGAAAAGACTGACATGCTTACGGAGGCTCCCGCCATTGGACAGAATGTGTATGACTAGAAGAGCTCTTCCTTCTGGATTTTTCTACCAGTAAGCTTCTAGCACCTGAATTTTCACACACTGCACCGCAGACTTTCTCAGGAGGACGGCCCAGCCTTTGCAGCCCCACAGCGTCTCCACCCCCTGGGCGCCGCCAGCAGAAGGTACAGTGGGGAGCACTCAAGTGAAGAGTGAAATGGCAGCATGATCCCTGAGGAAGGAGCTGTGGCAGCTTAAAAATCAGGAGTTCTCTGAAAATATCAACACAATAAATGACATACAGACctgaattttctctatttttgtggTGTGTAACGTTTCTATTAAAGCGAGTAATCCATTTTTGTGGCGGATTGAagttaagaggaaagaaagacaaaaatcccacAGCCACCTGCCAAGCACCTATTAACCAAAACCTAAAGTAGCTCGGGTTCTCCTCAGGCAAGCCTTTTTGGCCTAGGAGACAGGGAACAGCAACACCAACCCGGGTAAAGGCTGACTAAGGACGGAAAGCCAAAAGAACCAGCAAAGAAAAACGCACACTCGATGGCTTGATGTTACATATGGCTGTCATGTAGAAATACTGTAAACTGCAATTTAGTGTTAATACTGTCGACTAATCGGAGACTTCAGAAAACTGGCAAGGCCTAAAACCACAAGGATAAATATACCTTCTGTCCCAAGTCTGTCAGTTTGGGATTTAAACTATTCCCTGGCTGGTCGAGTGCaccctgaaaaaaaaacacaacggaacaaaacaaaaacgcacGGCTAAAAACAGATGAGCTAGGAAGTACCCAGAACTTAAGATTAAGAGCGTATGTACATACAAATCCTTACTGGAACCACAGAACTTCCTGAATGAGGGCCattccatttttcagttttcttttggaCTCCAAACCCTACTCTGGCAAGAAGTTAGACTCAAGACAGACAGCTCCACCTGCATTCATCTCCAGAACAGTCCGTATGCCAGTGTGAGGCTGCTATTCCAATACCAGCACAGCTAACCTGACTTTCCACTAGTGGTGTTTTGGCAAAAACGTCAAAGAGGCGATCAAAGACAGGACAGGTCGTGGGCTTCTCCCTGGGAAGGtcgtccctcccttcccctcccccacccgacCCCCCactcatgggaaaaaaataaagactgcgGTAGGAGCATCAGCGTGCGCTGCCAGTCCACCTGGGGGCCTTAGTTGTTGCCTTCTCCGCCGTCGTCGTCTTGCTGGTCGCTCGTCCAGAGCGTTAGGTTGTCGCGGAGCAGCTGCATGATGAGAGTGGAGTCCTTGTAGGAGTCCTCGTTCAGAGTGTCGAGCTCGGCGATGGCGTCGTCGAAAGCGGTCTTGGCCAAGTGGCACGCCTGCTCCGGCGCATTCTGGATCTCGTAGTAGAAAACGGAGTAGTTAAGAGCCAGGCCTAATCGGATGGGGTGAGTAGGCTGCATGTGCTCCTTGCTGATCTCGTGGGCCTCGCTGTAGGCCTTCTCAGAGGACTCCACGACAGTCGCCCTCTTCTCTCCAGTGGCCACTTCAGCCAGGTAGCGGTAATAGTCCCCTTTCATCTTCAGGTAGAACACTTTGCTCTCGTACTGGGTCTCGCTGCAATTCTTGATCAGGTAGTTATCCAGCAGGCTCAGCACGTCCTGACACACCGCTTCCAACTCCTTCTCGATCTTTTCGCGGTAAGCACGGACCATCTCTATCTTCTTCTCATTGCCATCTGCAGAGGTCTTCTGCTCAATGCTACTAATGACCCTCCAGGAAGAGCGGCGGGCCCCGACTACGTTCTTGTAGGCCACGGACAGGAGGTTTCTTTCTTCGTTGGACAGTGGCTCGTTCAGCTCTGTCACCTGTTAGGAGGAGAGAACGAGGAGTCGTTATGGTCCAGATGACGGCAGTGGATTAATCCTATCTCTGTGCCACTAAAACACAAACAGACTCGTCGGCTGATTAAAGTGATTAACAGCCGAGAACTGAGGCCGTGTGGGTGTACGGAAGGGGATGGAGGCGGACCGaacaacaaagaaggaaaacactgCTGCTCATCAGTGGTGCCTGAACCCCTGCTTCCTCCCCGGGAAAGGACACATGCTTAGCACATAGCTGTTCCGAAGAACGATCAAAGTCGAGCTCCTAGAGGACAAACCAAAATTTGATCTACGTGGCAAAAGGTCAACAGATCTCTCCTGTAACATTACATACCTACCTACCAAATCCCGGGGGTCGTTAAGCACAGGTGGCCAACCTACCTCAACAGTTTTTTAGGAAATCAGACTGACCCTTTCCTTCTAACCTCGTCCTGTCTACTCAGTTCCGTCCCTCTTCAGGGAGAATATTGTGAGTCAACTTCAAGTTGACATTTGAGAAATGAGAAGGCTTTTCTGCTCTTGTGTTAAGACCGTATGAATTACAAATCTCAGAAGGGAAATCAAAACCACCGGGGGCAAGGGACTGAGTCTGGCCACGGAGATACGTCAGCAACTGGGAGAACACGGACCTGTTGCTGTGTTCGGCCTAATGCTACGAGCAACACAAAAGAATGGAGAGATGAGCAAGGTATTTCTAAGCTGAGGTGGCCAATAGGAATTAATGCTTCTTTCCATGTGGGCATTTCGACAAGTTTCGATCTTCATCACCCCAAAGATTAATCACCCTGAGGAAGGTAAAGCAATGTCCCACCAATGATCTGTATTTTTAGGACTAGCACACAACTGCTTAGAATAAAAAAGTCAGTAACACTGCACTGACTTAATTTATATTACCTGATGTCTGTCATATCAGAGCCAGACACCGCTGTCTGACAACatgtgaaatagaaaattttacaaGGATAGGGCTTTTTATTCCTATCCAAAGgcacattttttatttgtctggctATCCTATCTAC
This window encodes:
- the YWHAG gene encoding 14-3-3 protein gamma, with translation MVDREQLVQKARLAEQAERYDDMAAAMKNVTELNEPLSNEERNLLSVAYKNVVGARRSSWRVISSIEQKTSADGNEKKIEMVRAYREKIEKELEAVCQDVLSLLDNYLIKNCSETQYESKVFYLKMKGDYYRYLAEVATGEKRATVVESSEKAYSEAHEISKEHMQPTHPIRLGLALNYSVFYYEIQNAPEQACHLAKTAFDDAIAELDTLNEDSYKDSTLIMQLLRDNLTLWTSDQQDDDGGEGNN